A stretch of Anoplolepis gracilipes chromosome 12, ASM4749672v1, whole genome shotgun sequence DNA encodes these proteins:
- the LOC140671859 gene encoding glucose dehydrogenase [FAD, quinone]-like isoform X1 translates to MRKYCLTILFLGYASGILPTGILETIRHFFSGFPPSLKTLEPEKGIPDYTLFSFDFLLIGAGSAGSVVANRLTENPDWKVLVLEQGDDEIFLTDVPFLAPFLHITDYARVYKSEPRPKDKSGYGGYCLSMVDGRCKIVSGKAVGGTSVMNFMIYSRGSPADYDTWASLDNPGWSYKEVLPYFIKSERCKLIDKDERYHGFDGYLDVTNSPYATPLKERWLKAGQELGYDLVDYNSDRLVGFSTVQANLRNGHRVSASKAFLRPIRGRINLYLSKLSTVTKIIINPTTKRAVGVEFVKNHKTYFVTPSKEIILSAGALGSPKLLMLSGIGPKNHLSSLGIHVIEDLPVGFNLQDHVSMSGLMFLVNESVTIVGHRLASDPVSFLDYLIHGKGPWTIPGGAEGLAFISTKVNSRSSKRLEGDYPDIELVLAVSSLAADISGLYRDLLGLTEDFNKEVYSDYESLDSFTIGPILLRPKSRGRVSLKSTDPSDSPVIDMNYYDHEDDVNTMVQGIKMAIKVASTKAFQRFNTTLLSVPFPGCKHIAFNSDPYWACVARHVSTTVAHFAGTCKMSTRKNSGVVDHRLRVHGISGLRVVDASIMPTIIAGHTMAPVYMIAEKASDMIKEDWKDSAP, encoded by the exons ATGCGCAAGTACTGCTTGACAATCTTGTTCCTGGGATACGCGAGTGGGATTTTGCCAACGGGTATTCTCGAGACGATCCGTCATTTCTTCTCAGGCTTTCCGCCATCACTAAAAACACTGGAGCCTGAGAAGGGAATACCCGACTACACTTTATTTTCCTTCGACTTCTTGTTAATCGGCGCAGGATCGGCCGGATCTGTCGTCGCGAATCGCCTGACCGAGAATCCCGACTGGAAGGTCTTGGTGCTCGAGCAGGGCGACGACGAGATCTTCCTCACGGATGTCCCTTTTCTCGCGCCATTTCTTCATATCACGGACTACGCCCGTGTGTATAAGAGTGAGCCACGACCAAAGGACAAGAGTGGCTATGGCGGATATTGCCTGTCGATGGTCGACGGTCGTTGCAAAATAGTATCCGGTAAAGCAGTCGGCGGTACCTCGGTGATGAACTTCATGATCTACTCGAGAGGATCGCCAGCTGACTACGATACTTGGGCGTCATTGGATAATCCAGGCTGGAGTTACAAAGAAGTACTGCCGTATTTCATCAAGTCCGAGAGGTGCAAGCTGATCGATAAAGACGAAAG ATACCACGGATTCGACGGATATCTGGATGTCACGAATTCTCCTTATGCTACTCCGTTAAAGGAACGTTGGTTGAAAGCCGGTCAGGAGCTCGGTTACGATCTGGTAGATTATAACAGTGACAGACTCGTAGGCTTCTCGACCGTGCAAGCAAATCTGCGAAATGGGCACAGAGTTAGTGCCAGCAAGGCCTTCCTCAGACCGATCCGCGGCCGAATAAACTTGTATTTATCCAAACTTTCAACGGTgacgaaaattattattaatccaaCGACGAAAAGAGCCGTGGGCGTcgaattcgtaaaaaatcataaaacgtACTTTGTCACCCCTTCTAAAGAGATCATACTTTCTGCAG GTGCTCTTGGTTCACCTAAGTTATTGATGCTGTCCGGAATAGGTCCAAAAAATCACTTGAGCTCTTTAGGCATCCATGTAATTGAGGACCTTCCGGTGGGATTTAATTTACAGGATCACGTGAGCATGTCAGGTTTAATGTTCCTAGTCAACGAGAGTGTGACTATTGTCGGACATCGTCTAGCTTCCGATCCAGTTAGTTTCCTGGACTATCTGATACACGGTAAAGGTCCTTGGACGATACCTGGAGGCGCCGAAGGATTAGCTTTCATTAGCACTAAGGTTAATTCAAGAAGCAGCAAACGACTTG AAGGTGACTATCCTGATATCGAGCTAGTGTTGGCTGTAAGCTCACTAGCCGCCGATATTTCCGGACTTTATCGCGATTTACTAGGATTAACGGAGGATTTTAACAAGGAGGTTTACAGCGATTACGAAAGCCTTGATTCGTTTACGATCGGACCTATACTTCTGCGACCTAAAAGTCGCGGCAGAGTCAGCTTGAAAAGCACTGATCCGTCGGATTCACCGGTCATCGACATGAATTATTACGATCACGAGGACGATGTGAACACGATGGTGCAAGGTATTAAAATG GCGATCAAAGTAGCCTCCACGAAAGCGTTCCAACGTTTCAATACCACTCTGCTATCAGTACCGTTTCCGGGATGCAAACACATTGCCTTCAATAGCGATCCGTACTGGGCCTGCGTCGCCCGTCACGTGTCGACGACTGTAGCTCATTTCGCAGGCACGTGTAAGATGTCCACTCGGAAAAATTCGGGTGTGGTGGACCACAGGTTACGAGTGCACGGGATCAGCGGTCTCAGGGTCGTGGATGCCAGTATCATGCCAACCATAATCGCCGGTCACACGATGGCGCCTGTGTATATGATCGCCGAGAAAGCCAGCG
- the LOC140671859 gene encoding glucose dehydrogenase [FAD, quinone]-like isoform X2, with translation MRKYCLTILFLGYASGILPTGILETIRHFFSGFPPSLKTLEPEKGIPDYTLFSFDFLLIGAGSAGSVVANRLTENPDWKVLVLEQGDDEIFLTDVPFLAPFLHITDYARVYKSEPRPKDKSGYGGYCLSMVDGRCKIVSGKAVGGTSVMNFMIYSRGSPADYDTWASLDNPGWSYKEVLPYFIKSERCKLIDKDERYHGFDGYLDVTNSPYATPLKERWLKAGQELGYDLVDYNSDRLVGFSTVQANLRNGHRVSASKAFLRPIRGRINLYLSKLSTVTKIIINPTTKRAVGVEFVKNHKTYFVTPSKEIILSAGALGSPKLLMLSGIGPKNHLSSLGIHVIEDLPVGFNLQDHVSMSGLMFLVNESVTIVGHRLASDPVSFLDYLIHGKGPWTIPGGAEGLAFISTKVNSRSSKRLGDYPDIELVLAVSSLAADISGLYRDLLGLTEDFNKEVYSDYESLDSFTIGPILLRPKSRGRVSLKSTDPSDSPVIDMNYYDHEDDVNTMVQGIKMAIKVASTKAFQRFNTTLLSVPFPGCKHIAFNSDPYWACVARHVSTTVAHFAGTCKMSTRKNSGVVDHRLRVHGISGLRVVDASIMPTIIAGHTMAPVYMIAEKASDMIKEDWKDSAP, from the exons ATGCGCAAGTACTGCTTGACAATCTTGTTCCTGGGATACGCGAGTGGGATTTTGCCAACGGGTATTCTCGAGACGATCCGTCATTTCTTCTCAGGCTTTCCGCCATCACTAAAAACACTGGAGCCTGAGAAGGGAATACCCGACTACACTTTATTTTCCTTCGACTTCTTGTTAATCGGCGCAGGATCGGCCGGATCTGTCGTCGCGAATCGCCTGACCGAGAATCCCGACTGGAAGGTCTTGGTGCTCGAGCAGGGCGACGACGAGATCTTCCTCACGGATGTCCCTTTTCTCGCGCCATTTCTTCATATCACGGACTACGCCCGTGTGTATAAGAGTGAGCCACGACCAAAGGACAAGAGTGGCTATGGCGGATATTGCCTGTCGATGGTCGACGGTCGTTGCAAAATAGTATCCGGTAAAGCAGTCGGCGGTACCTCGGTGATGAACTTCATGATCTACTCGAGAGGATCGCCAGCTGACTACGATACTTGGGCGTCATTGGATAATCCAGGCTGGAGTTACAAAGAAGTACTGCCGTATTTCATCAAGTCCGAGAGGTGCAAGCTGATCGATAAAGACGAAAG ATACCACGGATTCGACGGATATCTGGATGTCACGAATTCTCCTTATGCTACTCCGTTAAAGGAACGTTGGTTGAAAGCCGGTCAGGAGCTCGGTTACGATCTGGTAGATTATAACAGTGACAGACTCGTAGGCTTCTCGACCGTGCAAGCAAATCTGCGAAATGGGCACAGAGTTAGTGCCAGCAAGGCCTTCCTCAGACCGATCCGCGGCCGAATAAACTTGTATTTATCCAAACTTTCAACGGTgacgaaaattattattaatccaaCGACGAAAAGAGCCGTGGGCGTcgaattcgtaaaaaatcataaaacgtACTTTGTCACCCCTTCTAAAGAGATCATACTTTCTGCAG GTGCTCTTGGTTCACCTAAGTTATTGATGCTGTCCGGAATAGGTCCAAAAAATCACTTGAGCTCTTTAGGCATCCATGTAATTGAGGACCTTCCGGTGGGATTTAATTTACAGGATCACGTGAGCATGTCAGGTTTAATGTTCCTAGTCAACGAGAGTGTGACTATTGTCGGACATCGTCTAGCTTCCGATCCAGTTAGTTTCCTGGACTATCTGATACACGGTAAAGGTCCTTGGACGATACCTGGAGGCGCCGAAGGATTAGCTTTCATTAGCACTAAGGTTAATTCAAGAAGCAGCAAACGACTTG GTGACTATCCTGATATCGAGCTAGTGTTGGCTGTAAGCTCACTAGCCGCCGATATTTCCGGACTTTATCGCGATTTACTAGGATTAACGGAGGATTTTAACAAGGAGGTTTACAGCGATTACGAAAGCCTTGATTCGTTTACGATCGGACCTATACTTCTGCGACCTAAAAGTCGCGGCAGAGTCAGCTTGAAAAGCACTGATCCGTCGGATTCACCGGTCATCGACATGAATTATTACGATCACGAGGACGATGTGAACACGATGGTGCAAGGTATTAAAATG GCGATCAAAGTAGCCTCCACGAAAGCGTTCCAACGTTTCAATACCACTCTGCTATCAGTACCGTTTCCGGGATGCAAACACATTGCCTTCAATAGCGATCCGTACTGGGCCTGCGTCGCCCGTCACGTGTCGACGACTGTAGCTCATTTCGCAGGCACGTGTAAGATGTCCACTCGGAAAAATTCGGGTGTGGTGGACCACAGGTTACGAGTGCACGGGATCAGCGGTCTCAGGGTCGTGGATGCCAGTATCATGCCAACCATAATCGCCGGTCACACGATGGCGCCTGTGTATATGATCGCCGAGAAAGCCAGCG